A region of the Longimicrobium terrae genome:
GCAGACGACGGCTGTCCCGCGCGCGATCCCGACGCAGGCCCGCTCACAGGCCGCCCACGTGCGCACCCGTCAACTCCGCCAGCCAGTCGTGAATGCGGCCGTTGGTGGCCAGCACGCGGCCGGTGTGCAGCGGCAGCCCCTCGTCGCCGGGCCAGCCGGACACGCGCCCGCCCGCCTCGGTGACCAGAAGCATCCCCGCCGCGCAGTCCCACGGCGCCAGGCCGATCTCGAAGTACCCGTCCACGCGCCCGGACGCGACCATCGCCAGGTCCAGCGCGGCGCTGCCGTCGCGGCGGATGTCGTGCGTGGCGCGGATGGCGTCGGCCACCAGCCGCATGTAGGCGTCCAGGTCGCCCTTGCCCGCCTTGAAGGGAAAGCCGGTCGCCAGCAGCGCGCCGGACGGCGCATCCACGGCGGAAACGCCGATCGGCTCGCCGTTCCGGAACGCGCCGCCGCCGCGCACCGCGTGGTACACCTCGCCCAGCAGCGGCGCGTGGATGACGGCGGCGGCGGGCCCGTCATCATCCCAGAGCGCGATGCTGACGCAGACGAACGGGTGGCCGTGAACGAAGTTGGTGGTGCCATCCACCGGGTCCACGTACCAGCGGCGGCCCGAATGGATCTGCGACGATGAGAATTCCTCGCCCACCACGCGGTCCGCGGGGAACGCGGCCAGAAGGCGCTCCGTGATCAGGCGCTCGGCAGCCTCGTCCACCTCGGTGACGAGGTCGGCGCGGCCCTTGTGGCGCACGTTGGCGGCGCCCCCCCGGGCAAGGATCAGCTCCGCGGCGCCGGCGGCGGCATGGAGCGCCGCCGCGAGCTCCGCGGCGAAAGGGGAGGGCGGATTCGGTGCGGTCACGGTGCGCGGCTCCGGAACATGCGGGCGGGAGAACCGGTATGCACCGGCAGGAAACGGAGGCGCCCGTGGCGCGTCCGTTCGGGATTCTGTACATTGGCACGTTTCCACGCAAGCAGCACCCGCAGTTCCGCGCATCCCGTGCGCGGCGCCATGAGCCCTGACCGGCCCGGTCCGGCCCTTCCCCATCACCAGAATCGGCATGAGCAAGCATCCCTCGGCGCAGTACGCGGGCGGAGGAACCGCCGCCGGCGACCCGCTGCGCGGCCACGCGTCGCAAGACACCCGTTTCTTCGGGCATCCGCTCGGTCTCTCGACGCTGTTCTTTACCGAACTGTGGGAGCGCTTCTCATACTACGGCATCCGGCCGCTGCTGGTGCTGTTCATGACCGCGGCGGTGACCACGGGCGGGTTTGCGCTCCCGCGCGAGCAGGCATCGGCTATCGTGGGCATCTACGCGGCCAGCGTGTACCTGGCGTCGCTCCCCGGCGGATGGGTGGCGGACCGGCTGCTGGGGCTTCGGCGGGCAATCTTCTGGGGCGGCGTGCTGATCGCGCTGGGCCACCTGTCCATCGGCTTTTCGGCGTTTCTGGGCCGGGGCGCCTTCTTCGTGGGGCTGATTCTGATCGTGCTGGGCACCGGGCTGCTCAAGCCGAACATCTCCGCCATCGTGGGCGACCTGTACCCCGAGGGCGGCGCGCGGCGTGACGCGGGCTTCAGCATCTTCTACATGGGCATCAACATCGGCGCGCTGGTGGCGCCGCTCATCACCGGCTTTCTGGGCGAGGACCAGGAGCGCTTCGGCTGGCACTACGGCTTTGGCGCGGCGGGCGTGGGGATGGTCATCGGCCTGATCTACTATTCGCTCACGGCGCAGAAGACGCTGGGCAACATCGGCACCGAGCCCACGCGGCACCCGGATCCCGCCGTGGATGCGCGCCAGCGCCGCAACATGACCATCGGGCTGGGGATCTTTCTGGGCATCCTGGCGCTGGTGGTGGTGATGGGGATGTCGGGGATGCTGAACTTCAACCCCGTGACCGTCGCCGAGAACATGAGCTACGTGATGCTCACGATGGCGGTGGTGTACTTTGCGTACCTGTTCCTGGCGGGCGGGCTTACGCGCGACGAGATGAAGCGGGTGGCGGTGATCATCGTGCTCTTCGTCTTCGCCGTGATCTTCTGGGCGGCGTTCGAGCAGGCGCCCACCTCGCTGACGCTGTTCGCGGCGGACTTCACCGACCGCACCATCGGCGGGTGGGAGATGCCGGTGACGTGGCTGCAGGCCGCCAACTCGTTCTTCGTGATCGCGCTGGCGCCGGTGTTCGCCGCGATCTGGGTGGGGCTGGCGCGGCGCCGCGGCGACCTGAGCAGCCCGGCCAAGTTCACGCTGGGCCTGGTGTTCGCGGCCATGGGCTTCGGCCTGATGATTCTGGCGGCCAACACCGTGCTCGCGGGCGGCCCCGGCACCAAGGTGGCGGTGTGGTGGCTGATCGGCAGCTACTTCCTGCAGACGGTGGGCGAGCTGTGCCTGAGCCCGGTGGGGCTTTCGTCGATGACGAAGCTGGCGCCGCGCAAGTTTTCCGGGCAGATGATGGGCGTGTGGTTCATGGCCGCCGCGCTGGGCAACCTGATCGCGGGGATCGTGGGCGGGCACGTGAACCCCGAGAACCCGCAGGACATGCCGGCGCTGTTCACGCGGACCACGCTTTCGCTGCTGATCGCGGCCGCGGTGCTGGCGGCGCTGATCATCCCCATCCGGCGGATGATGCGCGAGGTTCCGGCGAACGAGACGGTCCGATAAGGCCCGTCACTGGCCGATAGGGAGAGGCGCCGCGTGCAGACTGCACGCGGCGCCTCTTTCGTTTGGCGTCATCGACGGCGCTGGCGTGACGGGCGAGGCCCCGGGCGGCTCCCACCCGGGCTCGTACTACTCGCCCACCCTCCCCCAAAAAAGACTGGGGGAGGGTTGTTGGAGGCGGATGGTTCGGCGCCGGAACCGGAGCGCCGGGCGTGCGCGAAGCCCGTTGAGCGAATGAATCCGCCGCTCAAACAGCGGCAAGCCCCGACACCGGCCGCTGGCGCGTCCGGTTCGGGGCTTCAACTGCTCACGCGTCGCGTGTTGTACCAAACTCTCCGCGGCGCCGAACGGCTCCCCCTCCACCGCTTGCGGGGCGAGGGGGCTGGGGAGAGGGGGGAGCCCGCCGCCGCGCCGAACCATACGCAGCACACGGCACTGGTGTGTGCTCCCTCTCCCACATCCGTTCGTGGGAGAGGGTCGTCGTGCGCAGCACGCGGGGTGAGGGCCCCCCGCGCGGGGGCCGAAGATCATCTCCCAACCTGAGTTCCCCGCCCTCCCTCGCCACACCGAAAATGAGAAACGCGAGCGCACACCAGCGCTCGCGTTTCCGTTTTTCCTCCTCGCGCAGCGCGCGGCCTACTCCGGCGAGCGCGTCCAGGTGCCCGCGACGGCGCAGGTTCCGGCGGGGCAGCGGCGGCCGGCGGTGCGCTCCGGCGCCGGGGTGCGCAGGATGGGGTACGTGCCCGGCGTCCGCTCCAGCGCGGCGTCCAGCAGATTCCAGTTCAGGAAACCGTCGTCCGAGCGCGGCTCCAGCAGCGTAAAGGCAAGCCGCCCCAGCGGCTGGGCGGAAACGACGCGCAGCGTGCCCGCGGGAACCGTCCGCTCCACGGAAACGTAGCGGCCCCACACGCGCCGCTCGCGATGGTTCTGAAACGGCTGCTCCGCCGCGCGGGTGCTGTCGATGCGAAACTCCTCCACCCGCATGCGCATAGGCGCGGCGAGACGCTCGAAGCGGACGCCGTGCGCCGTCAGCCGCTGCACCGCGTCCGTGAGTTCGGCGGGGACGAACCATTCCGTGGGTACGACTTCCGTTTCCGCAGCCTCGAAGGTGGACCAGTCCGCCATGCGCTCCGGGCGCGCCACGTCGCGGCGGCGCATCATGGGCTCGCCGGTGACGGGGTGGCGCAGCGTATCCACCGCGCCCATCAGGATTTCGATGGGCTGCGCGCCCCGGTGCAGGCGTGCGGTGACGGCCAGGCGCTCGCCCGCCAGCGTGCGCGCGTCCGCCGCCTGGGTCGCGCGGCGGATGCGGGTGGCGTTGGCCTGCGCCCAGTTCAGCACCTCATCCACGAACTCGCTCGTGACGGCGATGCGGTCCTGGAACGGGAGGTAGGCGAACGCCTCGCTCAGAATGCCGAAGCGGTTGCGCAGCCCCGCGTAGTTGTTGCTGAAGCGCGGCCGGTGATCGAACGAGTACCACCCGCGCTCCGCGCCCCGCTCGGCCGCCCACGGGCTTTCCGGCGTAGGAACGTTGCCGTAGTCGTGCAGGTTGCGGCCGTGCTTCCGCTTCATCTCCGCGACGACGGTCGGCAGCCACTCCCCATTCAGCGGCCCGGTGACGAGCGCGTCCGTGTTGGGATGGAGCGGCGGCGCGTAGGTCAGATGGTAGGCGTGAAACGTCCCGTTCGTCGTGTGCAGGTCCACCCACACGTGCGGATCGTAGGCGCGGGCCATGTCCATCAGCGCCTGCG
Encoded here:
- a CDS encoding M14 family metallopeptidase, producing MPTRTFALSAVAAALLSACGTASPGNQALVVPPLDTLATRAEVSQYAETSRYDDVMRFMAEVDRASPLIHLTTFGATVEGRRLPLAVVGRVADASAAAVRASGKTVVYLQGNIHAGEVEGKESLQELLREFAQGQHARMLDSLVLLIAPIYNADGNERISLTSRPHQLGPVGGQGQRPNAQNLDLNRDHTKLDSPEAQALMDMARAYDPHVWVDLHTTNGTFHAYHLTYAPPLHPNTDALVTGPLNGEWLPTVVAEMKRKHGRNLHDYGNVPTPESPWAAERGAERGWYSFDHRPRFSNNYAGLRNRFGILSEAFAYLPFQDRIAVTSEFVDEVLNWAQANATRIRRATQAADARTLAGERLAVTARLHRGAQPIEILMGAVDTLRHPVTGEPMMRRRDVARPERMADWSTFEAAETEVVPTEWFVPAELTDAVQRLTAHGVRFERLAAPMRMRVEEFRIDSTRAAEQPFQNHRERRVWGRYVSVERTVPAGTLRVVSAQPLGRLAFTLLEPRSDDGFLNWNLLDAALERTPGTYPILRTPAPERTAGRRCPAGTCAVAGTWTRSPE
- a CDS encoding inositol monophosphatase family protein, translating into MTAPNPPSPFAAELAAALHAAAGAAELILARGGAANVRHKGRADLVTEVDEAAERLITERLLAAFPADRVVGEEFSSSQIHSGRRWYVDPVDGTTNFVHGHPFVCVSIALWDDDGPAAAVIHAPLLGEVYHAVRGGGAFRNGEPIGVSAVDAPSGALLATGFPFKAGKGDLDAYMRLVADAIRATHDIRRDGSAALDLAMVASGRVDGYFEIGLAPWDCAAGMLLVTEAGGRVSGWPGDEGLPLHTGRVLATNGRIHDWLAELTGAHVGGL
- a CDS encoding peptide MFS transporter — its product is MSKHPSAQYAGGGTAAGDPLRGHASQDTRFFGHPLGLSTLFFTELWERFSYYGIRPLLVLFMTAAVTTGGFALPREQASAIVGIYAASVYLASLPGGWVADRLLGLRRAIFWGGVLIALGHLSIGFSAFLGRGAFFVGLILIVLGTGLLKPNISAIVGDLYPEGGARRDAGFSIFYMGINIGALVAPLITGFLGEDQERFGWHYGFGAAGVGMVIGLIYYSLTAQKTLGNIGTEPTRHPDPAVDARQRRNMTIGLGIFLGILALVVVMGMSGMLNFNPVTVAENMSYVMLTMAVVYFAYLFLAGGLTRDEMKRVAVIIVLFVFAVIFWAAFEQAPTSLTLFAADFTDRTIGGWEMPVTWLQAANSFFVIALAPVFAAIWVGLARRRGDLSSPAKFTLGLVFAAMGFGLMILAANTVLAGGPGTKVAVWWLIGSYFLQTVGELCLSPVGLSSMTKLAPRKFSGQMMGVWFMAAALGNLIAGIVGGHVNPENPQDMPALFTRTTLSLLIAAAVLAALIIPIRRMMREVPANETVR